One genomic region from Candidatus Zixiibacteriota bacterium encodes:
- a CDS encoding cation:proton antiporter, with protein MNLLPLSIIASAIGLFVISTPSEVFAAADEDGGVVLEVLLGLIVILIAAKLGGDLFERFKQPAVLGELFFGILIGNAYLFGFTGFEAFKTDLTLEILAEIGVIILLFQVGLESTVKDMLKVGPTALLVAVVGVVAPFLLGLGVTELIAPNESIYVHIFVAATLTATSVGITARVLKDIGKSQSPEAKIILGAAVIDDILGLVILSTVVAVIAAANGGGGVSVGAISWIVAKAGLFIAGAIIIGSFVVPYFFRFGFVLKGRGVMLSFSLLFCFVLAYISGLVGLAPIVGAFAAGLVLEKVHFRDFVSRGEQEVDHLIEPIATFLVPIFFVRMGMQVDLMTFANGEVLWFAAALTVVAVVGKQVCSLVIFDKTINRLAIGLGMIPRGEVGLIFAGIGARLTIGAEPVVSAATYSAVVIMVIVTTLVTPPLLKWALMRGEK; from the coding sequence ATGAATCTCCTTCCACTGAGCATAATTGCCAGCGCTATAGGCTTATTTGTGATATCAACGCCCTCAGAAGTATTTGCCGCAGCTGATGAAGATGGGGGCGTTGTGCTCGAAGTCCTCCTCGGGCTGATTGTCATCCTGATTGCCGCAAAACTCGGCGGCGATCTCTTTGAACGTTTCAAGCAGCCGGCTGTTTTAGGTGAACTATTTTTTGGGATACTCATTGGCAATGCCTATTTATTCGGTTTCACAGGTTTTGAGGCATTTAAAACAGACCTGACGCTTGAGATTCTTGCCGAAATCGGTGTCATTATTCTGCTCTTCCAGGTCGGCCTCGAGTCAACCGTCAAAGATATGCTCAAAGTCGGCCCGACTGCATTGTTGGTGGCTGTCGTGGGCGTTGTTGCTCCATTTTTGTTGGGGCTCGGTGTAACAGAATTAATTGCGCCAAACGAATCGATCTATGTCCACATATTCGTTGCCGCGACATTGACAGCAACCTCGGTCGGAATTACAGCTCGGGTATTAAAAGATATTGGCAAGAGCCAGTCGCCCGAGGCAAAGATTATTCTCGGCGCGGCGGTCATAGATGATATTCTCGGCTTGGTCATACTTTCGACTGTGGTCGCTGTTATTGCCGCGGCAAACGGCGGGGGAGGGGTCAGTGTGGGGGCGATCTCATGGATTGTGGCCAAAGCAGGATTGTTTATCGCCGGTGCGATAATTATTGGAAGTTTTGTCGTGCCATATTTCTTCAGGTTTGGCTTTGTTTTAAAAGGCAGAGGGGTAATGCTCTCGTTCTCGCTCCTCTTCTGCTTTGTGCTTGCCTATATCTCCGGTCTGGTTGGTCTTGCGCCGATTGTAGGCGCATTCGCAGCAGGTTTGGTTCTTGAGAAAGTTCATTTCAGAGATTTCGTCAGTCGCGGCGAACAGGAAGTCGACCATTTGATTGAGCCGATTGCAACTTTTCTTGTGCCGATATTTTTTGTCCGAATGGGAATGCAGGTAGATTTGATGACATTTGCCAATGGCGAAGTCCTCTGGTTCGCAGCGGCCTTGACGGTGGTGGCCGTCGTTGGCAAACAAGTCTGCTCGCTCGTGATTTTCGATAAAACAATTAACCGGCTTGCGATTGGATTAGGGATGATTCCTCGGGGCGAAGTCGGCCTGATCTTTGCTGGAATCGGCGCGCGGCTGACAATTGGAGCCGAGCCGGTTGTTTCTGCGGCGACCTATTCGGCGGTGGTGATTATGGTTATTGTGACGACTCTCGTGACTCCGCCATTGTTGAAGTGGGCTCTGATGAGGGGGGAGAAATGA
- a CDS encoding EamA family transporter, producing MTEIEIAKRNRLQLILAFGAVYIIWGSTYLANQFAIASIPPFLMGGVRCILSGVILYIWAHYQGAAKPSLREWKYAAIIGSFLMVGGTGLIIWALQFVPSGLTALLVGTVPLWVVLIDWLRPGGQKPSRLLLSGILLGAVGVAFLIAPTKIVGLARLDNFWAIVLILGSEISWSIGSVFSRNVPAPDSKIQSAGMQLFAAGIILTALATITGEFGRFNPELVTSPSIWAMVYLVTFGTLAFAAYAWLLRTTTPGKAASYAFVNPVIAIFLGSVLANEPVTVRTIISSIIIISAVVIVVGAKSRTTRNSVPLDLRTTELISVSKQASV from the coding sequence ATGACTGAAATTGAAATCGCCAAGCGAAATAGACTCCAACTTATTCTGGCCTTTGGCGCGGTCTATATCATATGGGGATCGACATATCTTGCCAATCAGTTTGCCATTGCGAGCATCCCTCCGTTTCTGATGGGTGGTGTGAGATGTATTCTTAGCGGGGTCATTCTCTATATATGGGCGCACTACCAAGGGGCGGCAAAACCTTCGTTGCGTGAGTGGAAATATGCCGCGATTATCGGAAGTTTCCTCATGGTCGGCGGGACGGGGCTAATCATCTGGGCGCTGCAATTTGTGCCATCGGGATTGACGGCCTTGCTTGTCGGAACAGTTCCGCTTTGGGTAGTGCTCATCGACTGGCTTCGCCCGGGCGGACAAAAACCGTCGCGTCTGCTTCTTTCCGGTATTCTTCTCGGCGCTGTCGGTGTGGCATTTTTGATTGCGCCAACAAAAATTGTGGGCCTTGCGCGGCTTGACAACTTCTGGGCAATCGTGTTGATATTGGGCAGTGAGATATCCTGGTCCATCGGCTCGGTCTTCTCGCGCAATGTCCCAGCTCCGGACTCGAAAATTCAATCAGCAGGAATGCAGCTTTTTGCGGCTGGCATTATATTGACAGCGCTGGCAACCATAACTGGTGAGTTCGGGCGCTTTAATCCCGAACTCGTTACATCCCCATCTATATGGGCGATGGTCTATCTGGTTACATTCGGCACGTTGGCCTTTGCGGCCTATGCCTGGCTGCTTCGCACAACCACTCCCGGCAAGGCGGCCTCCTATGCATTCGTCAATCCCGTAATCGCAATTTTTCTCGGCTCGGTCCTGGCTAACGAACCCGTGACAGTCCGCACAATCATAAGCTCGATCATAATTATCTCGGCAGTTGTCATAGTTGTCGGCGCAAAAAGCCGCACAACACGAAATTCGGTTCCTCTTGATTTGAGAACGACTGAACTTATTTCTGTATCTAAACAAGCCTCAGTTTAA
- a CDS encoding VCBS repeat-containing protein, translating into MNLIRIILKITLLCLLAVQTYAVDPTFNSKIDYQVGTDPQSLFAADLDGDGDQDLAVANLNTANVSVLKNNGNGTFGGAVNYGTGSSAHSVYAADLDGDGDLDLAVASFANFVSVLKNNGDGTFGVSVNYPATGSPASIFAEDFDGDGKQDIVTANWSGNSVTVRINNGDGTFPFLGITHIIAPTSDNGPFSVYAADLDGDGKPDLATANYNTQTISILTKHRRWQFHSNGTVWSRQYPCICFCH; encoded by the coding sequence GTGAATCTAATTCGGATAATTTTGAAAATAACACTGCTTTGTCTGCTTGCTGTCCAAACCTATGCAGTCGATCCGACATTTAATTCCAAGATTGATTACCAAGTCGGAACTGATCCGCAGTCATTGTTTGCCGCTGACCTTGATGGCGACGGCGACCAAGATCTGGCAGTTGCGAATCTTAATACGGCTAATGTCTCGGTTTTGAAAAACAACGGTAATGGCACATTCGGAGGTGCAGTCAATTACGGAACTGGAAGTTCAGCTCATTCAGTTTATGCAGCCGACTTGGACGGTGATGGCGACTTGGACTTGGCTGTGGCGAGTTTCGCAAATTTTGTCTCCGTACTCAAAAACAATGGCGATGGCACATTCGGCGTTTCGGTCAACTACCCAGCAACTGGTAGCCCGGCATCGATCTTTGCTGAAGATTTTGATGGAGACGGTAAGCAAGACATTGTGACTGCGAATTGGTCGGGAAATAGTGTTACGGTCAGAATCAATAATGGGGACGGGACATTCCCTTTTCTTGGAATCACCCATATCATCGCTCCTACATCGGACAACGGCCCCTTCTCCGTATATGCCGCTGACCTCGATGGAGATGGCAAGCCAGACCTGGCCACAGCGAACTATAACACGCAAACCATCTCAATCTTAACAAAACATCGGAGATGGCAATTTCATTCCAACGGGACTGTATGGAGTCGGCAATACCCCTGCATCTGTTTTTGCCACTGA
- a CDS encoding Lrp/AsnC family transcriptional regulator produces MIDKIDRQILTILQENSKTSNSDIADRIGMAASATLERVRKLEKKGIIKGYEIRLDAAKLNCGLVAFVFVKTSEMAGDASAGPELIKIPEVQEVFNVAGEDCYLIKVRTSDTSALGKLIRDKIGKIPAVVSTRTTIVMETYKETSKLPLEIMPGTNGDRDD; encoded by the coding sequence GTGATAGACAAAATAGATCGCCAAATCCTTACCATTCTTCAGGAAAACTCCAAAACGTCCAATAGTGACATAGCAGACCGCATCGGAATGGCCGCCTCAGCGACATTGGAGCGAGTGAGAAAACTGGAGAAAAAAGGAATAATCAAAGGTTACGAAATTCGCCTCGATGCCGCCAAACTCAATTGTGGTCTGGTCGCTTTTGTCTTCGTCAAAACAAGCGAAATGGCGGGTGATGCCTCTGCCGGGCCGGAACTGATAAAAATTCCCGAAGTTCAGGAAGTCTTCAACGTAGCCGGCGAAGACTGCTATCTCATCAAAGTCCGAACCAGCGACACCTCGGCGCTTGGCAAACTCATTCGGGACAAAATTGGGAAAATACCCGCCGTCGTTTCCACACGCACAACAATAGTAATGGAAACCTACAAAGAGACAAGCAAACTGCCGCTTGAAATAATGCCCGGCACGAATGGAGACCGCGATGACTGA
- a CDS encoding VCBS repeat-containing protein: MYGVGNTPASVFATDFDGDSAIDLAVANANSSSVSIVKNSGEGSFVSTTNYGVGIGPLSVCAADFNNDGHPDLSAVNYVSGSVSVLTNEGDGTFATAVNFEVGGHPRCVVSADFNGDNKPDIASVGWDLDAVSVLLNITPCCFSTTGNVDCNVNDFADISDLTALIDNLFISLSPLCCEEEANTDGTGDVDISDLTALIDHLFISLNPTAMCP, encoded by the coding sequence CTGTATGGAGTCGGCAATACCCCTGCATCTGTTTTTGCCACTGATTTTGATGGTGATAGCGCGATCGACCTTGCCGTGGCAAATGCTAATTCGAGCTCTGTGTCAATTGTGAAAAATAGCGGCGAGGGATCGTTTGTCAGCACAACTAATTACGGAGTAGGAATTGGCCCGTTGTCAGTCTGCGCCGCTGACTTTAATAATGATGGTCATCCTGACTTGTCCGCGGTAAACTACGTATCCGGTTCCGTATCCGTTTTAACGAACGAAGGGGACGGCACCTTCGCCACAGCAGTCAACTTCGAGGTAGGAGGACATCCTCGCTGTGTTGTTTCGGCAGATTTTAACGGAGACAACAAACCCGACATTGCTTCGGTGGGCTGGGACCTGGATGCTGTCTCGGTATTGTTGAATATCACGCCTTGCTGTTTCAGTACAACAGGAAATGTGGACTGCAATGTTAATGACTTCGCAGATATCTCCGACCTGACGGCCTTAATAGATAACCTGTTTATTTCTCTTTCTCCGCTTTGTTGCGAAGAAGAAGCAAATACCGACGGCACGGGTGATGTTGATATTTCTGACTTGACCGCGCTCATCGACCATCTCTTCATATCGCTGAATCCGACGGCAATGTGTCCATGA
- a CDS encoding DJ-1/PfpI family protein: MTTPPLQIGLLLFDDVEVLDFAGPFEVFSVTAELNENKYFRVLTISATTRTIIAKNGLSVNADFLLDNHPLIDILVVPGGFGTRKLLVNAPVIEWVRKTASTAQLVLSVCTGSIVLGKAGLLENLTVTTHHQTFELLKSVAPTVTIRDNVRFVDNGRIITAGGISAGIDMSLHVVARLCGEEVARKTATYMEYDWRMGPERSI, from the coding sequence ATGACCACGCCGCCGCTACAGATTGGACTTTTGCTTTTCGATGATGTCGAAGTCCTCGACTTTGCGGGACCGTTCGAAGTTTTTTCGGTCACTGCCGAACTCAATGAGAATAAGTACTTTCGCGTCTTGACTATTTCGGCCACCACAAGAACGATCATTGCAAAAAACGGTTTGAGTGTGAATGCCGATTTTCTGCTCGATAACCACCCCCTCATAGATATCCTTGTAGTTCCGGGGGGATTCGGCACAAGAAAATTGCTTGTCAACGCGCCGGTTATCGAATGGGTCAGGAAAACGGCATCGACTGCGCAACTTGTCTTGTCGGTGTGCACCGGTTCGATAGTTTTAGGCAAAGCTGGGCTGCTCGAAAACCTCACTGTGACAACTCATCACCAGACTTTCGAACTGCTCAAATCCGTCGCTCCGACCGTCACAATCCGCGATAATGTCCGCTTTGTCGATAACGGGCGGATCATAACTGCCGGAGGGATTTCCGCAGGCATCGATATGTCGCTCCATGTTGTCGCGCGTCTGTGCGGCGAAGAAGTCGCGCGCAAGACAGCAACATATATGGAGTACGACTGGCGCATGGGACCTGAGCGTTCTATTTAG
- the motA gene encoding flagellar motor stator protein MotA: MFIFIGAIIVVGSVLGGFAMHGGQILALWQPNEVIIIGGAALGAMLIATPLTVIKAMMSQITAVLGSGLTKKDFLDLLVMMYQIFNVARRDGLVGLESHIEHPEQSEIFKRYPKFLKNHHAVAFFTDTMRVIISGSVQPHDLDDLMDADIEVLHEEELKPSQALSSVSDALPGLGIVAAVLGIVITMSSIGGPPEVIGQNVAAALVGTFLGILMSYGFVGPLAASLTHRSHDTKQYMGCMKYALLSFHKGVAGVIAVEFARRSLFAEVRPGFLELEKACNDAKKK, translated from the coding sequence ATGTTTATATTTATCGGCGCAATAATAGTGGTCGGCTCTGTGCTTGGCGGATTCGCCATGCATGGCGGGCAGATCCTCGCACTTTGGCAACCCAATGAAGTCATAATCATTGGTGGCGCCGCCCTCGGCGCAATGCTCATCGCCACTCCTCTCACAGTCATCAAAGCGATGATGAGCCAGATTACCGCCGTTCTCGGTAGTGGATTGACGAAAAAGGATTTTCTGGATCTGCTTGTGATGATGTACCAAATATTCAATGTGGCTCGACGCGACGGCCTTGTCGGTCTCGAATCACATATTGAGCACCCCGAACAAAGCGAGATATTCAAGAGATATCCCAAGTTCCTCAAAAATCATCATGCTGTCGCCTTCTTCACCGACACAATGCGCGTTATCATCTCCGGCTCAGTACAACCGCATGATCTCGATGACTTAATGGATGCCGACATCGAGGTTCTTCATGAGGAAGAACTAAAACCATCCCAAGCGCTTAGTTCGGTTTCCGACGCCCTCCCGGGGCTTGGGATTGTCGCGGCGGTACTTGGAATTGTCATCACGATGAGTTCTATCGGCGGACCGCCTGAAGTTATCGGTCAGAATGTTGCCGCCGCACTGGTGGGAACGTTTTTGGGTATTCTCATGTCGTATGGATTTGTCGGACCCCTTGCGGCATCGTTGACACATCGAAGCCACGACACCAAGCAGTACATGGGCTGCATGAAATATGCCCTGCTCTCATTTCATAAAGGGGTTGCTGGAGTGATCGCAGTTGAATTTGCCCGGAGATCCCTCTTTGCAGAAGTTCGCCCCGGATTTCTTGAGCTTGAAAAAGCCTGCAACGATGCCAAAAAGAAGTAG
- the mfd gene encoding transcription-repair coupling factor — translation MAESTLIPTKELGLLPRLRIVLDRFRDSLPFQSLVASLNSGLQPHIKVSGLSGSSESILISLLSDLRTSPILIVTAKAETANDLYDDLLFLLGPELVGHYPARQILPYDFKAPVGEIMGRRISTLSALSSSSLKVVVAPMRAILEPTISREELEQSRIELKVGTEIEIDSLITRLVNLGFRNVPLVEEVGDFAKRGGLVDFFSPGADAPVRIEFFGDEVDTIRQFDVSTQRTIGQLTHVRLLPKREISISHEDLEAHLDRLPESDADFIRNRYLRDPELPGLEWLSLLFGMKHGSFLEYFPLDGLIVSEQTATLEKEAEEIIDEARSLCERLSEKLTKLPQPEEYYQNKINILNAFRAHPQIEILPFRGVDPTLIYFDCQPHPALGSRLDLLADTLREYQTLGIASFIATDNVAQAQRLQELLAEKVTLEPKPVVEAANLSGGFVSPGGKFAILTDHEIFHRYHRRVRKKKFREGVAISDYHNLNRGDYVVHNDFGIARYLGLETIHVDDRNRDCLLLQYYGTDRLFVPIEEFNRVGKYSGSENAPELTRLGGPGWDKLKEKTQKAIADMADDLIVLYAERKARLGYAFSPDSVFMRQLEASFPYDETPDQEKAIADVKRDMEMERAMDRLICGDVGYGKTEVAIRAAFKAIDDGKQVAILVPTTILAQQHYATFSERLSDFAASVDLLSRFRTKKEQLETVQKLAEGKVDLVIGTHRLLSGDIEFKDLGLLIIDEEHRFGVKHKEALRRLRSTVDTLAMTATPIPRTLQMALSGVRDMSLITTSPKDRLPIITEIVEFDASIINMAVLREIDRGGQVFFVHNRVQTIDAMYEYLKELLPKAEIGIAHGQMHERSLEGIMLAFMAGHYQVLLCTSIIESGLDIPRANTIIINRADKFGLAQLYQLRGRVGRSARRAYAYLLTPEIKTLQVDAMKRLRALEAHADLGSGFALAMRDLEIRGAGTLLGAKQSGFIEEIGFDLYNKLLEETIAKLKGEELVKPPDTKFELDLETYLAEDYIPDSQQKVDIYRRLADAAVLDDVIKITEEVADRFGRAPQSAINLFDATAVKVVAAQLGAEKVKMRSGRVNIFFKEDKKLSRAEIEALRKGTDAPMEFSLVPRPTVMVDFSGIAETDRLNAFRQLLEKTQIG, via the coding sequence TTGGCCGAAAGCACACTCATACCGACAAAAGAACTGGGCCTGCTGCCGCGCCTGCGCATCGTACTCGATAGGTTTAGGGATAGCCTTCCTTTCCAATCGCTGGTTGCATCACTGAATAGCGGTTTGCAACCCCACATCAAAGTCTCTGGACTTTCGGGTTCATCCGAGTCAATTCTTATAAGCCTCCTCTCTGATCTCAGAACATCGCCAATTCTCATTGTGACAGCCAAGGCCGAGACAGCCAATGACCTTTATGATGACCTGCTCTTTCTCTTAGGACCGGAACTGGTCGGCCATTATCCCGCGCGTCAGATTCTGCCCTATGATTTCAAAGCCCCGGTTGGCGAAATCATGGGGCGCCGTATCTCGACTTTGTCCGCTCTCTCATCCAGCTCGCTCAAAGTCGTTGTCGCTCCCATGCGCGCAATCCTCGAACCAACGATATCGCGCGAAGAGCTTGAACAGAGCCGAATCGAACTAAAAGTCGGAACGGAAATTGAAATCGACAGCCTCATAACGCGTCTCGTCAATCTTGGCTTTCGAAATGTCCCGCTCGTAGAAGAAGTCGGCGACTTCGCAAAACGAGGCGGCTTGGTCGATTTTTTTAGCCCCGGAGCCGATGCGCCGGTGCGTATCGAATTCTTTGGTGACGAAGTCGACACTATTCGGCAGTTTGATGTTTCGACTCAGCGCACGATAGGACAACTCACTCATGTGAGGCTCCTTCCGAAACGTGAAATTTCAATAAGCCATGAAGACCTTGAGGCACACCTTGATCGCCTGCCCGAGAGCGATGCTGATTTTATTCGAAATCGCTATCTGAGGGATCCAGAACTGCCGGGCCTCGAATGGCTGTCGCTCCTATTCGGCATGAAACATGGTTCGTTTCTGGAATATTTCCCTCTTGATGGCCTAATTGTTTCGGAGCAAACAGCGACACTTGAAAAAGAAGCCGAGGAAATTATTGACGAAGCCCGATCGCTCTGTGAGCGGCTTTCAGAAAAACTCACTAAGCTTCCGCAACCGGAAGAGTATTATCAGAACAAGATCAACATTCTCAATGCCTTTCGTGCGCATCCCCAAATTGAAATCCTTCCTTTTCGAGGCGTCGATCCAACCCTCATTTACTTTGACTGCCAGCCCCATCCGGCCCTTGGCTCGAGGCTTGACCTCTTGGCCGACACACTTCGTGAGTATCAAACGCTTGGCATTGCCTCCTTTATAGCCACCGACAACGTCGCTCAAGCTCAGCGGCTACAGGAATTGTTGGCAGAGAAAGTCACATTAGAGCCAAAGCCGGTCGTCGAAGCCGCAAACTTGAGCGGCGGGTTTGTTTCCCCAGGCGGAAAGTTTGCCATTCTTACCGATCATGAGATATTCCATCGATATCATCGCCGCGTACGAAAAAAGAAATTCCGCGAAGGGGTCGCGATATCAGATTACCACAATCTCAATCGCGGGGATTATGTGGTGCATAACGATTTTGGTATCGCCCGCTACCTTGGGCTGGAAACAATCCATGTCGATGACCGTAATCGCGACTGCCTGCTTTTGCAATACTATGGCACTGACCGTCTTTTTGTGCCCATCGAAGAATTCAACCGTGTCGGAAAATATTCAGGCAGTGAAAACGCGCCCGAACTGACACGTCTCGGCGGACCAGGCTGGGACAAGCTCAAAGAGAAAACACAAAAAGCAATTGCTGATATGGCCGATGATCTTATTGTGCTCTATGCCGAACGCAAAGCGCGGCTTGGATACGCCTTCAGCCCCGACAGCGTATTTATGCGCCAACTTGAGGCCTCGTTTCCCTACGATGAAACGCCCGATCAAGAAAAAGCGATCGCCGATGTAAAGCGGGATATGGAGATGGAACGGGCGATGGATCGACTTATATGCGGCGATGTCGGCTATGGGAAAACCGAGGTCGCCATCCGCGCCGCATTTAAGGCAATCGATGACGGAAAACAGGTAGCCATTCTGGTTCCCACGACCATCCTCGCCCAACAGCATTACGCGACTTTCTCTGAGCGTCTCTCTGATTTTGCCGCGTCGGTCGATCTGCTTTCACGATTCAGAACCAAGAAAGAGCAGCTTGAGACAGTTCAAAAACTTGCAGAAGGAAAAGTCGATTTGGTCATTGGCACACACCGCTTGCTCTCGGGGGATATCGAATTCAAAGATTTAGGACTTCTCATCATTGATGAAGAACATCGCTTTGGCGTAAAACACAAAGAGGCGCTGCGCAGGTTGCGCTCGACCGTCGACACCCTTGCCATGACCGCCACACCAATCCCGCGCACTCTGCAAATGGCGCTCTCGGGTGTGCGGGATATGAGCCTCATTACGACATCTCCAAAAGACCGACTGCCAATCATAACGGAAATTGTGGAATTTGATGCCTCCATTATTAATATGGCTGTCCTGCGCGAAATTGATCGCGGCGGACAGGTTTTCTTTGTCCATAATAGAGTGCAGACTATAGACGCCATGTACGAATATCTGAAAGAACTCCTGCCCAAAGCGGAAATTGGAATCGCTCATGGCCAGATGCATGAACGCTCGCTTGAGGGAATCATGCTGGCCTTTATGGCAGGACACTATCAGGTGTTGCTTTGCACATCCATTATTGAATCCGGATTGGATATTCCCAGAGCCAATACAATAATCATCAATCGTGCCGATAAATTCGGTCTCGCACAATTGTATCAATTGCGCGGTCGTGTCGGGAGAAGCGCGAGACGGGCCTATGCTTATTTGCTAACACCTGAGATCAAGACCCTGCAGGTTGATGCAATGAAACGCCTTCGCGCCCTTGAAGCCCATGCCGACCTCGGATCAGGATTTGCCTTAGCCATGCGCGACCTTGAAATTCGCGGTGCCGGTACATTGCTCGGGGCTAAGCAGTCCGGCTTTATCGAAGAAATCGGTTTCGATCTCTACAACAAACTCCTCGAGGAAACAATCGCGAAGCTAAAGGGGGAAGAGCTTGTAAAACCCCCCGACACCAAATTCGAACTTGACCTCGAAACATATCTTGCCGAAGACTATATCCCCGATAGTCAGCAAAAAGTCGACATATACCGCCGTTTGGCCGATGCCGCCGTGCTTGATGACGTCATCAAAATCACCGAAGAAGTTGCCGACCGTTTTGGCCGGGCGCCGCAGTCGGCGATAAATCTTTTCGATGCAACAGCAGTAAAGGTTGTCGCGGCGCAGTTGGGAGCTGAGAAAGTCAAAATGCGCTCAGGGCGGGTCAATATTTTCTTCAAAGAAGACAAGAAGTTGAGCCGCGCCGAAATAGAAGCGTTGCGCAAGGGGACCGATGCCCCAATGGAGTTCTCACTCGTCCCCCGTCCGACAGTAATGGTTGATTTCTCCGGCATTGCCGAAACCGACCGGTTAAATGCTTTCCGTCAATTGCTGGAAAAGACGCAAATAGGCTGA
- a CDS encoding flagellar motor protein MotB, giving the protein MSDDNSNRPIIIKKIRRGGHGGHHGGAWKVAFADFMTAMMAFFLVLWLVGQEPEVKEAVQGFFRDPGKFTDPGGAGVLKGSETALKSDSPDMAIVRPPVPEDKSSPSKDEVQQMKMTAKLMLEELEKQEAFLRLRENVTIQITSEGLRIILNESENSPAFFEPGSAKLLQQSAIILVTIADQLGKIPNKLVMEGHTSASHASTIEYTNWELSVDRANSARALMEVSGLTANQVREVRGFADKFPMITSNPEDSRNRRVSIVVLYDTVARRYDQVHAAEDIQTDSELPESSQLE; this is encoded by the coding sequence GTGAGTGACGATAACTCGAATCGACCGATAATCATCAAGAAAATAAGGCGTGGTGGTCATGGAGGCCATCATGGCGGGGCATGGAAAGTTGCATTCGCCGATTTTATGACGGCCATGATGGCTTTTTTTCTCGTGCTGTGGCTTGTCGGGCAGGAGCCTGAGGTCAAAGAAGCTGTTCAGGGTTTCTTCCGTGACCCAGGTAAATTCACCGATCCCGGCGGCGCGGGTGTGCTAAAAGGTTCGGAAACCGCGCTAAAGTCAGATTCGCCGGACATGGCAATCGTTCGCCCTCCTGTCCCTGAAGACAAGTCCAGTCCGTCTAAGGACGAAGTCCAGCAGATGAAAATGACCGCAAAGCTTATGCTTGAAGAATTGGAAAAGCAGGAAGCATTCCTACGCCTGCGCGAGAATGTGACGATCCAGATAACATCCGAAGGACTCCGTATCATATTAAACGAGTCCGAAAATTCACCGGCCTTTTTTGAACCCGGATCGGCAAAACTGCTTCAACAAAGCGCGATCATCCTGGTGACAATCGCTGACCAACTCGGCAAAATCCCCAATAAGCTGGTAATGGAAGGCCACACATCTGCTTCCCATGCCTCTACAATCGAATACACGAACTGGGAACTCTCCGTAGACAGAGCCAATTCTGCGCGGGCGTTGATGGAGGTTTCCGGTCTCACTGCGAATCAAGTCAGGGAAGTGCGAGGGTTTGCGGATAAATTTCCTATGATTACAAGCAACCCCGAGGATTCACGTAACAGGCGGGTGTCAATAGTCGTTCTGTACGATACTGTCGCCCGAAGGTACGATCAAGTCCATGCCGCCGAAGATATCCAAACAGATTCCGAGTTGCCGGAATCTTCACAACTTGAGTAA